In the Quercus lobata isolate SW786 chromosome 5, ValleyOak3.0 Primary Assembly, whole genome shotgun sequence genome, one interval contains:
- the LOC115989848 gene encoding serine/threonine-protein phosphatase 7 long form homolog — MSITLQDIEVMLGVPVDGLPITGAVKMEWPTLCLELLGHRPLDPIPHPYENTSILAGARIRFSWLDALFSGPLAADATDEVVQQHARYHILDRLGTILFMDKSADRVSVLPLQFLNPISNVKRYSWGSGALAWLYRHLCKASESKAKQIGGAVMLVQLWAYSRFPLICPVMRLPLLPVEAGPLANRWKGPKSTTEHATHVLVAYRASLSSIRAHQVVWEPYSDVLGLLPPYCTAGRQIWRADVPLIYFWIVEDHHPERVFRQFGMKQVAPDIVDTSVHLHKISLQGKLDKDWVQEHAVYIDRWAHREEHIADAPALDGDTTYLAAYMESYRKTTRRYITRDSAYWEIMVESTVELLLQCEPNSAVYNHLKRTLDLVGEMSRGALENARATVTEASTQATGRGGGGRGSRGRGRSGGRAYSGGRGGGHEDDDVFDDEALEGDWGMYMDGVGSSRCTSDAAAQPSHPPGHENSAEHTSCAQAGPRSPPPTRLSPPLFADSAHDGGCIFVPTPGRPTPPIVQAEPTQDPSLPNPEEPAAQIEQIQGENIVPVHGLRRSLRTDIHPPGCGTGDGKTRPAKAVVRKRKDR; from the exons ATGAGCATCACCTTACAAGATATTGAGGTGATGCTAGGGGTTCCTGTTGATGGGTTGCCAATTACTGGGGCTGTGAAGATGGAGTGGCCTACGTTGTGTCTTGAGTTATTAGGTCATCGTCCACTAGACCCGATACCGCATCCCTATGAGAACACCTCTATCCTTGCTGGGGCGAGGATCAGATTCTCGTGGCTGGATGCACTATTTAGTGGTCCCCTAGCTGCGGATGCTACTGATGAGGTAGTGCAGCAACATGCGCGCTATCACATACTCGATCGGTTGGGGACGATTTTGTTTATGGATAAGTCGGCAGACCGGGTGTCGGTGCTGCCTCTACAGTTCCTAAACCCAATCAGCAACGTGAAGAGGTACAGTTGGGGTAGTGGGGCATTAGCCTGGTTGTACAGGCACTTATGCAAGGCATCGGAGTCGAAGGCGAAGCAGATTGGAGGAGCAGTGATGTTGGTGCAGCTGTGGGCATATTCGAGGTTCCCACTGATATGCCCTGTTATGAGGTTGCCACTACTGCCAGTGGAGGCAGGTCCCCTTGCCAATCG ATGGAAGGGGCCGAAGAGCACGACAGAGCATGCGACACATGTGCTAGTTGCGTATCGTGCGTCACTGTCGAGTATACGGGCACACCAG GTTGTTTGGGAGCCCTACAGCGATGTCCTAGGGTTGTTGCCCCCATATTGCACTGCCGGCCGACAAATATGGAGGGCCGATGTGCCATTGATCTATTTTTGGATAGTAGAGGATCATCATCCCGAACGTGTCTTTCGTCAATTCGGGATGAAGCAAGTGGCACCGGATATTGTAGATACGTCCGTTCATCTCCACAAAATCTCCCTCCAAGGTAAACTAGATAAGGATTGGGTGCAAGAGCATGCTGTCTACATTGACCGATGGGCCCATAGAGAGGAACATATTGCTGACGCACCGGCATTGGATGGGGACACGACATACCTTGCTGCTTACATGGAGTCGTACCGAAAGACGACGAGACGGTACATTACACGCGACTCGGCGTATTGGGAAATCATG GTTGAGTCCACTGTGGAATTACTATTGCAATGCGAACCAAACTCCGCAGTGTACAATCACCTGAAGAGGACGCTGGACCTTGTCGGAGAGATGAGCCGAGGGGCATTGGAGAATGCGCGTGCCACGGTGACTGAGGCGAGCACACAGGCTACAGGCCGTGGTGGGGGAGGTCGTGGGTCTAGAGGGCGTGGACGCAGTGGAGGTCGTGCATACAGTGGAGGTCGTGGAGGTGGTCACGAGGATGACGATGTCTTCG ATGATGAGGCGTTGGAGGGCGACTGGGGCATGTACATGGATGGTGTCGGGTCATCGCGATGCACGTCTGACGCTGCTGCCCAGCCATCCCACCCCCCTGGCCATGAGAATAGTGCAGAACACACATCCTGTGCCCAAGCTGGCCCTCGGTCCCCACCACCCACTCGGCTGTCTCCCCCATTGTTTGCCGACTCTGCCCATGACGGTGGCTGTATATTTGTACCCACCCCTGGCCGACCGACACCACCTATAGTTCAAGCTGAGCCCACCCAGGACCCTTCACTTCCTAACCCTGAAGAACCGGCTGCACAGATCGAACAGATACAGGGTGAGAATATAGTGCCGGTACATGGGTTGCGAAGATCACTCCGCACTGACATACATCCCCCTGGTTGTGGGACCGGTGACG GTAAGACGAGACCGGCGAAGGCAGTTGTGAGGAAACGAAAAGATCGTTGA